The nucleotide sequence ATACCCCGTGTGCTCAGCGAGCGCGGCGACCCGCACCTGCCCCGCGGACCCGACGATGCCGCGCCAGCACGCCGCCAGTTCCGGCGCGACGTGCCGAGCCGTCATCATCCGGGTAAGGACGTCATCGCAAACGTGAAAACGGTCACTCCAGGTTGGGGCGTACTGCAGCCGATCCCACAGCTCTTCGCCGCGCCGGCCGACGACATCACCGAACTCGAATGAGAGATCCCACAGTTCCCGGGCGGGCATCCCGAACAACGCGCGGCAGCCGAGCGGCGTCAGTTCGATCGCCACACCCTCCTGGCGGCCGTCATGCGAGATAACCGCAGATGAAGCCTGCAAACCGCTAAGGACACACCGGTAACGGTCCGGCCGCTGAACGGGACTGGTCTGCTCCACCACAACGATCGGCGAACCAATGCTGACAATGAAGGTCATGTGACTCGAGGGCAGGCCACGATGCAGTGCCGGAGCGAATCCTGACATCCGGTAACCGAGGTAACCATCTATGAGTCCGCGCAACGCCAATGGCGGCTCGCGCACCACGAGATCCAGCTCAGGATTACCCGGGATCACGAGTACCAGTATATTTCTCTCCCAGAGACCCCCAGAACAACTGTCTAGCACCATCCACAAGATATGTTGGATATCTGCACGCAAGGCGAAGGAGCCGAGATCCATGGTCAGCATTGCCTCCACTAAGGGCTACCAGAATGTGTCGATGCTCGGCATCGGTGCGTACCGTCCGCAGAGACTCGTCAGTAACGACGAGGTGTGTGAGGTCCTCGACTCCTCCGACGAATGGATCTTCGAACGCAGCGGCATTCGCAACCGTCGCTTCGTCAGCGGCGATGAGACGCCGCGTTCTATGGCTGTCGCAGCAGCCGACCGCGCGATCACGAGCAGCGGAATCGACAGGGCCGAGATTGGCGCAGTCATCCTCGCCACATCGACGTGGAAAACCCTCACCCCGCACGGCGCTCCGACGGTTGCGTACGACCTAGGCATCAATGGTGTCGCGGCATTCGATGTGTGTGCTGGTTGCGCCGGCTTCGGCTACGCACTTTCGGTAGCGGCGGACCAGGTTCGCGCAGGTTCCGCGAAGTACGTTCTCGTGATCGGCCTGGAAACGATGTCACTGGGACTCGATCCCACAGACCGCGGCACCGCGTTCATCTTCGGTGACGGCGCTGGCGCCGTCATCGTGGGCCCGAGCGAGGAGAACGGTATCTCGCCGACGGTGTGGGGCAGCGATGGCGAGAACGCGAGCGCGATCGCACAGCAGTACGACCTCGTTGAATATATGGATCGGGCGAACTCTCTCCAGGGCACCGATCCGGAGGTAGAGCAGGTCGGACGCCTGGCAATCAGGATGGAGGGCCCGCGTGTTTTCCGCTGGGCTGCTATCACGTTGCCGAAGGCGCTGTCGAGCGTTCTCGAGCAGTCGGGTGTCTCGACCGACGACATCGACGTGTTCATTCCGCACCAGGCGAATTCACGCATCAACGACCTGATGAAGAAGAACCTGGGCCTCGCTGAGAACGTGCCGGTCGCGAACGATATCGAGAACACCGGCAACACGTCGGCCGCTTCGATCCCGCTCGCGATCGAAGAAATGCTCGTGAGCGGCAAGGCGCAGGGCGGGCAGATTGCGCTGCTGCTCGGCTTTGGTGCTGGCCTGAGTTACGCCGGGCAGGTTGTGAAGCTTCCGCCCGCCCCAGTCGAGCCCAGCTTCTCACCCGCTTGATCGGTGCTGCCCGCCCCGCTGTCACTCTGATTCTGACGGCGGGCGCGGCACACGTGGGAGCGCAAAAGTGGCATGCCCTTCGTGGTCGAGATACGCGGGTGTGCACAGTCCGTCAATGATGATCTGCCGGGCCTGATAGAGGCAGTCCGCGACTTCGTCACGCGGGAGCCGAAACGCATCGCCCAGAAGGCTCAGCGCCACCACTCCGTTCCAGGATCCCAGCAGAAACCGTGCGAAGTATGCACTGTCCACACGCTTGGCCTGCCCCGCATCGATTGCCGCCTCGATGCGGTTCTCCAGGTAGCTCAGTAGTTCTTCGATACGCTGCTTCATCCGCAGCGCAACGTCATCCTGGCTCGGCATCGGGAAGCCTGACGTCATGAAGCGCACAAGAAACGGGTAATCGAGCAGCAGATTCAGATACGCGCTCCCTGTCGCGACTACCTGTTCAATCGGCACGTCGCTCGCCGAGTAGGCCACCTCGAGATAGTCGTGGATCCTGTCGAATACACGTTCCGCAGTGGCGAGAACCAGACCGTCCTTGTTGCCGAAGTGCGTGTAGACAGACCCCACTGAGACGTCCGCGGCCTCCGCGATCTGTTCGATCCGCACCGTGTCGTATCCGTCTGCGGTGAACATCTGCTCTGCGACATCCAGCATGGCCTCGCGGTTGCGCGCGCGCCGTCGACTGACGCGCGAACCTTCACGCGCAGTCACGTCTTCGTCCGCCGTATCAGCCGGTCTCGCCATAGACAACAGCGTAATAGGTCACACCGCCCTTCCACGATCGGCAAGAATGAACTAAATTCATTCTTGAATCTACCTATAAATTGGCATCAGGATGCCCCCGCGAACGTGAGACCGGACGGGCACGCCAGCGTCGGCAGGAGCGATACGTGAAGAACAAACAGGTCCGCACAGCGGCGTGGATCGGGCTTGCAGTCCTCTGCGTGGTGTACGGCCCGATGGCGATCGAATACATGATGCGCTTCTTCTTCCCGAGCGCGCCGTCGTTGTGGGACGGCAC is from Hoyosella subflava DQS3-9A1 and encodes:
- a CDS encoding helix-turn-helix transcriptional regulator, yielding MIPGNPELDLVVREPPLALRGLIDGYLGYRMSGFAPALHRGLPSSHMTFIVSIGSPIVVVEQTSPVQRPDRYRCVLSGLQASSAVISHDGRQEGVAIELTPLGCRALFGMPARELWDLSFEFGDVVGRRGEELWDRLQYAPTWSDRFHVCDDVLTRMMTARHVAPELAACWRGIVGSAGQVRVAALAEHTGYSRQHLTRLFRSEFGLGPKLASRVVRFDAAQRELRSQPGTPLADIAQHAGFADQAHFTRECLELAGCTPREPRAESVPKVQESVTANE
- a CDS encoding beta-ketoacyl-ACP synthase III is translated as MVSIASTKGYQNVSMLGIGAYRPQRLVSNDEVCEVLDSSDEWIFERSGIRNRRFVSGDETPRSMAVAAADRAITSSGIDRAEIGAVILATSTWKTLTPHGAPTVAYDLGINGVAAFDVCAGCAGFGYALSVAADQVRAGSAKYVLVIGLETMSLGLDPTDRGTAFIFGDGAGAVIVGPSEENGISPTVWGSDGENASAIAQQYDLVEYMDRANSLQGTDPEVEQVGRLAIRMEGPRVFRWAAITLPKALSSVLEQSGVSTDDIDVFIPHQANSRINDLMKKNLGLAENVPVANDIENTGNTSAASIPLAIEEMLVSGKAQGGQIALLLGFGAGLSYAGQVVKLPPAPVEPSFSPA
- a CDS encoding TetR/AcrR family transcriptional regulator — translated: MARPADTADEDVTAREGSRVSRRRARNREAMLDVAEQMFTADGYDTVRIEQIAEAADVSVGSVYTHFGNKDGLVLATAERVFDRIHDYLEVAYSASDVPIEQVVATGSAYLNLLLDYPFLVRFMTSGFPMPSQDDVALRMKQRIEELLSYLENRIEAAIDAGQAKRVDSAYFARFLLGSWNGVVALSLLGDAFRLPRDEVADCLYQARQIIIDGLCTPAYLDHEGHATFALPRVPRPPSESE